One segment of Onychomys torridus chromosome 3, mOncTor1.1, whole genome shotgun sequence DNA contains the following:
- the Ssmem1 gene encoding serine-rich single-pass membrane protein 1: MGDLLSLFWGVDPPPRPLSFTIPSQDAECRKDDSCGTIGSFLLWYFIIILILMFFSRASVWMSESKREDDSRTNASVSKESKETSHKRQNKDGSWDSSQVVKKPKQNHLSVVTDSEVALVSAYLEQRRGRRHSQFHRVSQIQQDSDTTECDSEESNSGVSSWKESESEHLPSPATFKRRKSVSRPRDLENYQIRERPCLHCKAMRTNEWLTRHFPPSTSVMSPMKGETQEENLTPGINTKLSKF; the protein is encoded by the exons ATGGGAGACCTTTTGTCTTTATTCTGGGGGGTGGACCCCCCTCCCAGGCCCCTCAGTTTTACCATCCCAAGTCAGGATGCTGAGTGCCGGAAAGATGACTCTTGTGGGACAATAGGAAGTTTCCTGCTTTGGTATTTCATCATCATACTGATCCTCATGTTTTTCTCTCGGGCTTCCGTCTGG ATGTCTGAGAGCAAAAGGGAAGATGACAGCAGGACAAACGCATCAGTAAGCAAAG AAAGCAAAGAAACTTCCCATAAGCGACAAAATAAAGACGGATCCTGGGACTCGTCACAAGTAGTGAAGAAACCAAAGCAGAACCACCTTTCTGTGGTGACTGACTCCGAAGTGGCTTTGGTCAGCGCCTATCTTGAACAGAGACGAGGTAGGCGCCATTCCCAGTTTCACCGAGTGAGTCAGATCCAGCAAGACAGTGATACCACTGAGTGTGACAGTGAGGAATCTAACTCTGGAGTGTCCTCGTGGAAGGAGAGCGAAAGCGAACACCTTCCGTCACCCGCCACCTTCAAGAGGAGAAAATCAGTGTCGAGGCCAAGGGATCTGGAAAATTACCAAATCAGAGAAAGGCCTTGCCTCCACTGCAAAGCCATGAGAACCAATGAATGGTTGACACGCCACTTCCCACCAAGCACCTCAGTAATGTCTCCCATGAAGGGAGAGACTCAAGAGGAGAATTTGACACCTGGCATCAACACAAAATTAAGTAAATTTTGA